In Pelosinus sp. UFO1, one genomic interval encodes:
- the deoC gene encoding deoxyribose-phosphate aldolase, translating into MDIAQIIDHTMLKPEATQETVRRYCAEARTYGFATVCVNSCHVALVTSELKGSGIKTCCVVGFPLGAMITEVKAFEAEAAVKAGAEEVDMVINIGGIKDGNMDLVTDDIRAVVEAVKPALVKVIIETCLLSDEEKIAACEAAVHAGAAYVKTSTGFSTGGATVDDVKLMRQTVGNQAKIKASGSIRTHEFACQLVEAGADRIGAGNGVVLLK; encoded by the coding sequence ATGGATATTGCACAGATAATTGATCATACAATGCTAAAACCAGAAGCAACGCAAGAAACAGTTCGCCGTTATTGCGCCGAGGCACGTACTTATGGATTTGCGACCGTCTGCGTCAATAGTTGTCATGTGGCATTGGTTACCTCAGAACTGAAGGGTAGTGGAATTAAAACGTGCTGCGTTGTTGGTTTTCCATTGGGGGCGATGATTACTGAGGTCAAGGCTTTTGAGGCTGAAGCTGCTGTAAAAGCTGGAGCAGAGGAAGTCGATATGGTCATCAATATTGGCGGAATCAAAGATGGAAATATGGATCTCGTAACGGACGATATTCGTGCGGTTGTTGAAGCAGTTAAACCTGCTCTCGTCAAGGTCATCATAGAAACGTGTTTACTCAGTGATGAGGAGAAGATTGCCGCCTGCGAAGCAGCCGTGCACGCTGGGGCAGCTTATGTTAAGACTTCAACTGGTTTTAGTACAGGTGGAGCAACGGTGGATGATGTCAAACTTATGCGCCAAACTGTTGGTAATCAGGCCAAGATTAAAGCTAGTGGTAGTATCCGCACCCATGAATTTGCCTGTCAGCTGGTTGAAGCCGGAGCTGACCGTATTGGTGCAGGCAATGGGGTTGTTTTACTGAAATAG
- a CDS encoding SIS domain-containing protein: protein MERIEKMTYLELYELLLEEHRQVFAAQDEMQLESMMKMIIKAARIFVTGCGREGIAARSFAMRLMHLGKETHWLWDDTTPGMQKGDLFIVVNGYGKIGHINYLFDQAGKTGVSRLVITGAPLERTPQEAEYSLFVPACVYKGSDMRVVKSVQPMGNLFEQHLFLLFDIVVMLLTDKMNLTHGQMESRHRNIE, encoded by the coding sequence ATGGAGAGGATCGAAAAAATGACTTATCTGGAACTTTACGAACTACTGCTCGAGGAGCATCGGCAAGTATTTGCAGCACAGGATGAAATGCAGTTAGAAAGCATGATGAAGATGATTATTAAAGCTGCACGCATTTTTGTAACCGGTTGCGGACGTGAAGGAATTGCAGCCCGCAGTTTTGCGATGCGGCTGATGCATCTGGGAAAGGAAACCCATTGGCTTTGGGATGATACGACGCCAGGTATGCAGAAAGGAGATTTATTTATTGTAGTTAATGGTTATGGCAAGATAGGTCATATCAATTACCTTTTTGATCAGGCGGGAAAAACAGGTGTCAGCCGCCTAGTTATCACGGGTGCACCGCTAGAAAGAACGCCGCAAGAAGCTGAATACTCTTTATTTGTCCCTGCATGTGTCTATAAAGGAAGTGATATGAGGGTAGTGAAATCTGTTCAGCCTATGGGAAATCTTTTCGAGCAGCATTTGTTTCTTCTTTTTGATATTGTTGTTATGCTGCTAACGGATAAAATGAATTTGACACATGGGCAGATGGAGTCGCGCCATCGTAATATTGAATAA
- a CDS encoding ABC transporter permease, which produces MDTIRHAINRDKNLARLLVVFLMVFILCTALKGSMFVSVSNFQSMGKQFPEFGLLSIAMAFTLFTAGIDLSVVAIANLCAVLMAKFLSIVIVPDMSSSAVFMMIAAACFMALAVSILCGAFNGFLIGVVGITPILATLGTQALYTGFAIVMTNGSTLGGLPKQLAATINGSVAGIPVPIIIFCVFAAISAFIMSKTTLGYKLRMLGTSEKASTFSGFDNVRLFIINYVLSAVLSAVAGIIMLGRFNSAKADYGASYLMEAILIAVLGGVDPYGGKGNISGVVMATLIVQMVSSWLNMYEDISNFYRQIIWGGLLIFVLIYNYIVNEREKKQAMKG; this is translated from the coding sequence ATGGATACAATCAGACATGCAATAAATAGAGATAAAAACTTGGCTCGACTCCTAGTTGTTTTCCTGATGGTGTTTATACTTTGTACAGCCCTTAAGGGATCTATGTTCGTTAGTGTTTCAAATTTCCAGTCTATGGGCAAACAGTTTCCCGAGTTTGGCCTTCTGTCTATCGCTATGGCATTTACTTTGTTTACGGCGGGGATCGATCTTAGTGTTGTAGCAATTGCTAATCTTTGTGCCGTACTTATGGCAAAGTTTTTGTCAATTGTTATCGTGCCGGATATGAGCAGCAGTGCTGTATTTATGATGATTGCAGCGGCCTGTTTTATGGCACTGGCTGTTAGTATTCTTTGTGGTGCGTTCAATGGTTTTTTGATTGGGGTTGTTGGTATTACACCAATTTTGGCAACCTTGGGAACGCAGGCTCTTTATACAGGTTTTGCTATTGTCATGACAAATGGTAGTACACTCGGGGGATTGCCAAAGCAGTTGGCAGCTACAATCAACGGCAGTGTAGCGGGCATACCCGTTCCGATTATTATCTTCTGTGTATTTGCGGCAATCTCTGCGTTTATTATGAGTAAGACTACTTTGGGGTATAAGCTCCGTATGCTTGGTACAAGTGAAAAAGCCTCTACTTTTTCAGGGTTTGATAATGTACGCCTTTTTATTATTAACTATGTACTTAGTGCTGTGCTTAGTGCTGTTGCAGGGATTATTATGCTGGGACGATTCAATTCGGCTAAGGCGGATTATGGTGCATCTTATTTGATGGAGGCTATTCTTATTGCTGTTTTGGGCGGTGTAGATCCATATGGTGGAAAAGGTAATATAAGCGGTGTCGTTATGGCAACCCTAATTGTGCAAATGGTTAGCAGTTGGCTCAATATGTATGAGGATATATCAAATTTTTATCGACAGATCATTTGGGGTGGACTACTGATTTTTGTCCTTATTTACAACTATATTGTCAATGAACGTGAAAAAAAACAAGCTATGAAGGGGTGA
- a CDS encoding DedA family protein, which produces MEQFFHVVIDYITQWGYAAIVIGMALESACIPVPSELIFGFAGYLVYLGQLDFTMAVVAGVIGGLIGSIIAYLVGYYGGQPLVAKYGRYFLLSKHNVDMAQRWFDRYGIKATFFSRLLPVVRTFISLPAGFAQVNFGKFVIYTLLGSIPWTIGLTYAGMVLGENWEALNAIGHKASLIVAAGLIFIAVYYYRRNHTQPV; this is translated from the coding sequence ATGGAACAATTTTTTCATGTCGTTATAGATTATATTACCCAGTGGGGTTATGCAGCAATTGTTATTGGGATGGCATTGGAAAGCGCCTGTATCCCCGTTCCTAGTGAACTTATCTTTGGTTTCGCAGGCTATCTAGTATATCTAGGCCAATTGGATTTTACGATGGCGGTTGTTGCTGGGGTAATCGGCGGCCTTATAGGCTCAATTATTGCCTATTTGGTGGGTTATTATGGCGGACAACCGTTAGTCGCCAAGTATGGTCGATATTTTTTATTGTCGAAACACAATGTCGATATGGCGCAGCGGTGGTTTGATCGTTACGGGATAAAGGCTACTTTTTTCAGTCGGTTACTCCCTGTTGTCCGAACCTTTATTTCCCTTCCGGCTGGGTTTGCGCAAGTCAATTTTGGCAAATTTGTTATTTACACGTTGTTGGGGTCCATTCCTTGGACAATCGGACTAACTTACGCAGGCATGGTATTAGGCGAGAACTGGGAGGCATTAAATGCCATTGGTCACAAGGCGAGTCTAATAGTTGCCGCGGGTCTGATTTTCATTGCTGTCTATTATTATCGGAGAAATCATACCCAACCTGTCTGA
- a CDS encoding LacI family DNA-binding transcriptional regulator yields the protein MSINIYDIAKKAGVSSATVSRVINNKPHVREETKSKILDIISSMNYTPNALARRLSTGNTLNIGFLIPDIENPFFSQLLRGLTNASERYGYNIFLYGTDDSVEKEHRFFRSVKAERLSGIIVIPIDANNTESCKRLLEFEKAGVPVVLIDRGLKHCRLNSVFSEDFNGSYAAVDCLLREGHRQIATIKGPENSRPGNERWLGYLAALEKWDIKPEKRYIRQGDFHEELAYELMHSLMEQSEPPTAIFSSNNMTSLGCLHYITEKGMKLGEDISMIGFDDMEILKCANIHLSVVDRDVYSMGWNAIELLTRRLEELRNKDKNETPCRQEIFLPTKLILRGSEKWRGSKK from the coding sequence ATGAGTATTAACATATATGATATTGCTAAAAAGGCAGGTGTCTCATCGGCAACGGTATCAAGGGTTATCAATAATAAACCACATGTGCGTGAAGAGACGAAAAGTAAGATTTTGGATATTATTTCCTCGATGAATTACACGCCCAATGCTTTAGCCCGTAGGCTTAGTACGGGTAATACCCTGAATATTGGATTTTTGATTCCAGATATTGAAAATCCCTTTTTTTCGCAGCTTTTGCGTGGATTAACAAATGCTTCTGAACGATATGGTTATAACATTTTTTTATATGGAACAGATGATAGTGTAGAGAAAGAGCATCGTTTTTTTCGTTCGGTTAAGGCTGAACGTTTAAGTGGTATTATTGTTATTCCTATCGATGCAAATAATACTGAAAGTTGTAAGCGGTTGCTGGAATTTGAGAAGGCGGGCGTTCCGGTTGTCCTTATCGACCGAGGCCTTAAACATTGTCGTTTAAACAGTGTGTTTTCCGAAGATTTCAACGGTTCTTATGCTGCTGTCGATTGTCTTTTACGGGAAGGGCATCGCCAAATTGCCACGATAAAGGGACCAGAGAACTCTCGTCCCGGAAATGAGCGTTGGCTGGGGTATTTAGCGGCCTTAGAAAAATGGGATATCAAGCCGGAAAAACGTTATATACGGCAAGGGGATTTTCATGAAGAATTGGCCTATGAGCTTATGCACAGTCTTATGGAGCAATCAGAACCGCCGACTGCAATTTTTTCATCAAATAATATGACCTCGTTGGGATGTCTTCATTATATTACGGAAAAAGGGATGAAGCTCGGTGAAGATATTTCAATGATTGGATTTGACGATATGGAGATTTTAAAATGTGCGAATATTCACTTAAGCGTTGTGGATCGTGACGTATATAGTATGGGATGGAATGCCATTGAGCTTTTAACAAGACGGTTAGAGGAGCTTCGTAATAAGGATAAAAATGAGACACCGTGCCGGCAAGAAATTTTTTTGCCGACAAAGCTTATCCTTAGGGGGTCGGAGAAATGGAGAGGATCGAAAAAATGA
- the rbsK gene encoding ribokinase: MGKKVAVFGSFVVDLMARASHLPKPGETVKGSIFKMGAGGKGFNQGVAAHKSGADVAMITKVGHDTFADVALNVMDELNWSKEYILYNQDVSTGSAIIMVDEQTSQNKIIIVPGACSTITAQEVDDLRPLLKGCAYVLLQLEVNQDANERVVDIANECGCKVILNTAPYQSVRDEFLSKVYMVTPNEVEAEMITGIHVEGLDAAKRAAEVFYDKGVQVVLITLGERGVFISDHGREEIISAFKVDALDTTGAGDAFNGGLLTALSEGKDLWEASRFASALAALSVQRIGTTPAMPSREEVEVFLKHHK; encoded by the coding sequence ATGGGGAAAAAAGTTGCGGTTTTCGGAAGTTTTGTTGTCGATCTTATGGCACGAGCATCACATCTGCCGAAGCCGGGCGAAACGGTTAAGGGGTCTATATTTAAGATGGGAGCTGGCGGCAAGGGCTTTAATCAAGGCGTTGCTGCTCATAAATCAGGAGCGGACGTAGCAATGATTACTAAGGTTGGACATGACACGTTTGCAGATGTTGCGCTAAATGTCATGGATGAGCTGAATTGGAGCAAAGAATACATACTTTATAATCAGGATGTTAGTACAGGTTCTGCAATTATTATGGTGGATGAACAAACAAGCCAGAACAAAATCATCATTGTGCCTGGTGCGTGCAGTACGATTACGGCACAAGAGGTTGATGATTTGAGACCGCTACTGAAGGGGTGCGCTTATGTGCTTTTGCAGTTGGAGGTCAATCAAGATGCAAATGAGCGAGTAGTTGATATTGCAAACGAATGTGGATGCAAGGTAATTTTGAATACAGCTCCTTATCAGTCGGTCAGGGATGAATTTTTATCAAAGGTCTACATGGTGACACCAAATGAAGTTGAGGCAGAAATGATAACGGGTATACATGTAGAGGGTTTGGATGCAGCGAAAAGGGCTGCTGAGGTATTTTATGATAAAGGCGTCCAAGTCGTTTTAATAACATTAGGTGAACGGGGGGTGTTCATTTCTGATCATGGGCGTGAGGAAATTATCAGTGCATTTAAGGTTGATGCACTCGATACCACGGGTGCAGGGGACGCATTCAATGGTGGCCTCTTGACAGCTTTATCGGAGGGGAAAGACCTTTGGGAAGCTTCTCGCTTTGCAAGTGCATTGGCAGCGCTTTCTGTTCAGAGAATTGGAACGACTCCAGCGATGCCATCGCGAGAGGAGGTAGAGGTATTTCTTAAACATCATAAATAG
- a CDS encoding ABC transporter permease, which translates to MQKTVKSTEFYVALIILLLCMAIQVKSGQFFTGNNLVDVVRAFLVPAMFCIGEMFIIITGGVDVSFPAIASLSMFVVCSQLEDVASNPLVFFGVAMFIGLMVGILNGVIIARFKFPALIVTLGTSSICFGIMQGVFKSREYPLCAPLKELGEMKLFSATNPVSGLTSNMPIGFILMILLIFLGWFILNRTMLGRGIYAIGGDVKAAQRAGFNVFGILLFIYAFSGCMAGLIGILRSTMLLAVHPNNLEGMEMTVIAACVLGGVRMTGGKGSVLGAMLGMALLTIVDNSLILLGISTVWQKVFTGAIIIIGTAASAIQAKRNERKLAIKMSEGGNWYGYNQTCNK; encoded by the coding sequence TTGCAGAAAACGGTGAAGTCAACCGAATTTTATGTAGCATTGATCATCCTGCTCCTATGTATGGCCATTCAAGTAAAAAGTGGACAGTTTTTTACGGGTAATAATCTGGTTGATGTTGTGCGGGCATTTTTGGTACCAGCGATGTTCTGTATCGGCGAAATGTTTATCATTATTACTGGTGGTGTAGATGTTTCATTTCCGGCCATTGCTTCCCTGTCTATGTTTGTAGTTTGTTCACAGCTAGAAGACGTTGCCTCGAACCCACTGGTCTTTTTTGGGGTTGCGATGTTTATCGGATTGATGGTTGGTATACTCAATGGTGTGATTATCGCGCGTTTTAAATTTCCAGCGCTTATCGTTACCCTTGGTACGAGCAGTATATGTTTCGGAATTATGCAGGGCGTGTTCAAATCGCGAGAATACCCACTTTGTGCGCCTCTTAAGGAACTTGGCGAGATGAAATTGTTTTCAGCGACAAATCCTGTTTCAGGACTGACTTCCAATATGCCAATCGGTTTTATTCTTATGATATTGCTTATTTTTTTGGGATGGTTTATTTTGAATAGAACGATGTTGGGACGTGGTATTTATGCGATCGGTGGCGATGTGAAAGCGGCACAGAGAGCAGGTTTCAACGTTTTTGGCATTTTACTGTTCATTTATGCTTTTTCTGGCTGCATGGCAGGACTCATTGGTATATTGCGTTCGACGATGCTCCTTGCCGTACATCCAAATAATTTAGAAGGTATGGAAATGACAGTTATTGCTGCTTGTGTCCTTGGCGGTGTGCGGATGACAGGGGGCAAAGGCAGTGTGCTTGGTGCAATGCTTGGTATGGCACTCTTGACTATTGTAGATAATAGTCTCATTTTATTGGGCATTTCGACGGTTTGGCAGAAAGTGTTTACTGGTGCGATTATTATTATTGGTACTGCAGCTTCTGCAATCCAAGCGAAGCGTAACGAAAGAAAGCTTGCCATCAAGATGAGCGAAGGAGGAAACTGGTATGGATACAATCAGACATGCAATAAATAG
- a CDS encoding sugar ABC transporter ATP-binding protein gives MSDYIIKATNIKKYFGGVKALDGVNLEIKKGEIHCLAGENGCGKSTIINIISGFYTPDSGTIEINGIKYEKMNPKQAIANGIQVIYQDLSLFPNLTVMENLAINMEVAASRKFVSKARMRKIAEEAVAKIGFEIDLDETVENLTVGMRQMIAISRALLNDAKLIIMDEPTTAITKREVKALFKIIQQLQVKGIAVLFVSHKLDEVFEIAERFTIFRSGKNVAEGNTKELGQNKFTYHMTGREIVSSRYEYTRENAPTVLEVKNLSLKNGFKDVSFCLKQGEIIGITGLLGSGRTELAETLFGYHEADSGEILIEGKPVEIRSIKKGIENGIGYLPADRVTEGLFLSQPIADNISIEKWHDYANCLGKINRRSVEEMTRHWAKELSITLHNIEDPVGTLSGGNQQKCILAKWLALDLKVLILNGPTVGVDIGAKFDIYELVKRLAKQGLTVIIISDDLPEVLTNCNRVMVMQSGRLVEILSTQGLEESCLAELAN, from the coding sequence GTGTCAGATTATATTATAAAAGCAACAAATATTAAAAAATATTTTGGTGGTGTCAAGGCACTTGATGGCGTAAATCTTGAGATAAAAAAGGGCGAAATTCACTGCCTGGCAGGCGAGAATGGTTGTGGCAAATCGACAATTATCAATATCATTTCAGGCTTCTATACACCGGATTCAGGGACCATTGAAATCAATGGCATAAAATATGAAAAAATGAACCCCAAACAAGCGATAGCGAATGGTATACAGGTTATTTACCAGGATCTATCTTTATTTCCAAATCTGACGGTCATGGAAAACCTTGCAATCAATATGGAAGTCGCAGCGAGTAGAAAGTTTGTGAGTAAAGCACGTATGCGTAAAATTGCGGAAGAAGCTGTAGCCAAAATCGGTTTTGAAATCGATTTAGATGAAACTGTGGAAAATCTTACAGTAGGTATGCGTCAAATGATTGCCATTAGCCGCGCTTTGTTAAATGATGCGAAGCTCATCATTATGGATGAGCCAACAACGGCTATAACGAAGCGGGAAGTCAAGGCATTATTTAAAATCATTCAACAGTTACAGGTGAAAGGTATAGCGGTGCTTTTTGTTTCACATAAGCTGGATGAGGTATTCGAGATTGCTGAACGATTTACGATTTTCCGCAGTGGAAAAAATGTTGCTGAGGGAAATACGAAAGAGCTTGGTCAGAATAAGTTTACATATCATATGACGGGGCGTGAAATAGTTTCATCGCGGTATGAATATACGAGAGAAAATGCGCCAACAGTGCTAGAAGTCAAGAATCTTTCCCTGAAAAACGGATTTAAGGATGTTAGTTTTTGCCTCAAACAAGGTGAAATTATCGGCATAACAGGTCTCTTAGGATCAGGTCGTACAGAATTAGCAGAGACTTTATTTGGTTATCACGAGGCAGATTCAGGAGAAATTTTGATTGAGGGAAAACCGGTGGAAATCCGTTCAATAAAGAAGGGCATTGAAAATGGTATAGGCTATCTGCCTGCGGATCGTGTTACGGAAGGCCTCTTCTTATCGCAACCGATTGCAGACAATATTTCCATTGAAAAATGGCATGATTATGCGAATTGCTTAGGTAAAATTAATCGTAGGTCGGTTGAGGAGATGACAAGGCATTGGGCTAAAGAATTGTCTATTACCCTTCACAACATTGAAGACCCTGTGGGGACACTTTCAGGCGGTAATCAACAAAAATGTATTTTAGCAAAGTGGCTGGCACTGGATCTTAAGGTATTAATCTTGAATGGACCGACAGTTGGTGTAGATATCGGTGCTAAATTTGATATTTATGAGTTGGTAAAACGCTTAGCCAAACAAGGACTTACGGTTATTATTATCTCCGATGATTTGCCGGAGGTGCTCACGAACTGTAATCGTGTTATGGTTATGCAGTCAGGCCGACTAGTTGAAATTCTCTCGACACAGGGCCTCGAGGAGAGCTGCCTTGCCGAGCTGGCAAATTAG
- a CDS encoding anti-sigma factor has protein sequence MNCTTCSEFIYDYLDNDVDNQTRCELEIHLAECEACRLELMEVKEGMNMYHNWGTSMELSTEFTAEVLIQLADTKTVSAYPIFRIVGVSLISILAMLAFFVSPVLYSLGTVAFDLFVNILPLPGIFLAEFPVAQTTSLAILGTMLAGMTWVMRYAIEL, from the coding sequence GTGAACTGCACTACCTGCTCCGAATTTATTTATGATTATCTGGATAATGATGTTGATAATCAAACCCGTTGCGAACTAGAAATCCACTTGGCAGAATGTGAAGCTTGTAGGTTAGAGTTGATGGAAGTTAAGGAAGGCATGAATATGTACCACAATTGGGGAACAAGTATGGAATTGAGCACTGAGTTTACTGCGGAGGTATTAATACAGCTGGCTGACACGAAAACGGTATCTGCATATCCGATATTTCGAATCGTAGGTGTTAGTCTGATCAGTATATTGGCAATGCTTGCTTTCTTTGTTTCGCCTGTTTTGTATTCGCTAGGAACCGTAGCGTTCGATCTATTCGTCAATATCCTGCCGTTGCCAGGAATATTTCTTGCTGAGTTTCCTGTGGCGCAAACGACTAGCTTGGCTATTCTGGGCACCATGCTAGCGGGTATGACTTGGGTGATGCGGTATGCAATTGAATTGTAG
- a CDS encoding RbsD/FucU family protein, protein MLKGIPKCINPDLLKALADMGHGDQIVIADDFYPAVSMAKDGITINADGIGAAEMVDSVLQLMPLDVDYVDHPVMIMDMMDHLKGKMERPKVWDDFIAAVKRNEPKGEKCIGFIDRFDFYEKGKIAFVTVSTGERQPYGCIILQKGVM, encoded by the coding sequence ATGTTAAAGGGGATTCCTAAATGCATTAATCCAGATTTATTGAAAGCATTGGCCGATATGGGACACGGTGATCAAATTGTAATTGCCGATGACTTTTATCCGGCAGTATCTATGGCGAAAGATGGTATTACAATTAATGCTGACGGTATCGGGGCGGCTGAGATGGTTGATTCAGTACTTCAGCTTATGCCGCTTGATGTCGATTATGTAGACCATCCGGTGATGATTATGGACATGATGGATCATTTAAAGGGTAAGATGGAAAGACCGAAGGTTTGGGATGACTTCATTGCTGCGGTTAAGCGAAATGAGCCTAAGGGAGAAAAGTGTATAGGATTTATCGATCGATTTGATTTTTATGAAAAAGGAAAAATCGCCTTTGTTACTGTATCCACGGGGGAACGGCAGCCATATGGCTGTATTATATTACAAAAAGGTGTCATGTAA
- a CDS encoding autoinducer 2 ABC transporter substrate-binding protein produces the protein MGKKKYLAVALGLLFCVGLAGCGENSKKADAPKASAQKVVTTTDVATQGQKKDWKIAVVVKDSSNGWFARMEQGVKQYAADTGINAYQKGPASTDAAQQVQVIQDVINQGINALCVVPVDPAACDPVLKEARDKGIVVITHEGSSCKNVDYDLEAFNNAGYGAFIMDKLQESMGGKGVYTTMVAHLTNASQNEWANGAVAQQQSKYSGLQLLDNPKRVESQNNSEKAYQVAKEVLKSHPEVKGFVGTSSMDTPGIARAINELGLKGKAFVVGTGMPNECRSLVKDGSLSYITLWDPAEAGYAMCVMARQILEGKKITDGTDLGLKSYSKLIQSKDNPTLFMGAGWIAINKENVDNYNF, from the coding sequence ATGGGTAAGAAAAAGTATCTAGCAGTTGCGTTAGGGTTACTTTTCTGCGTCGGACTGGCTGGCTGTGGAGAAAATTCTAAGAAAGCTGATGCTCCGAAGGCATCAGCACAAAAGGTTGTTACAACAACGGACGTAGCGACACAGGGCCAAAAGAAGGACTGGAAAATTGCAGTTGTTGTAAAAGACTCTTCAAATGGATGGTTTGCCCGTATGGAGCAAGGTGTTAAACAGTATGCTGCTGATACTGGCATCAATGCTTACCAGAAAGGTCCTGCTTCGACGGATGCCGCACAACAGGTTCAGGTTATTCAGGATGTTATCAATCAGGGAATCAATGCGCTTTGTGTTGTACCAGTTGATCCGGCAGCTTGCGATCCTGTATTGAAAGAAGCCCGGGATAAGGGGATTGTTGTTATCACGCATGAGGGATCAAGTTGTAAAAATGTAGATTACGATTTAGAGGCTTTCAATAATGCTGGATATGGTGCTTTCATTATGGATAAGCTTCAGGAATCTATGGGCGGGAAAGGTGTTTATACTACAATGGTTGCTCATCTTACTAACGCTTCACAGAACGAATGGGCAAATGGCGCCGTTGCGCAGCAGCAGTCGAAGTATTCGGGGCTGCAATTGCTTGATAATCCAAAGCGTGTAGAATCGCAAAATAATTCGGAAAAAGCGTATCAGGTTGCTAAGGAAGTCTTGAAATCACATCCAGAGGTTAAGGGATTTGTAGGTACCTCCTCTATGGATACACCGGGGATTGCTCGTGCAATCAATGAACTTGGTCTAAAAGGAAAAGCTTTCGTTGTTGGTACCGGTATGCCGAATGAATGTCGCTCTCTTGTTAAAGATGGATCGCTTTCATATATTACGCTTTGGGATCCGGCAGAAGCTGGCTATGCAATGTGCGTTATGGCTCGTCAAATCCTCGAGGGCAAAAAAATCACTGATGGTACCGACCTTGGCTTAAAATCTTACAGCAAACTTATCCAGAGCAAGGATAACCCAACGCTTTTCATGGGTGCAGGCTGGATTGCTATTAATAAGGAAAACGTAGACAACTACAATTTCTAA
- a CDS encoding polysaccharide deacetylase family protein: MKFSQGIWGLFFFLAIGIGMKLEDHLIDLTPTIKNVPTSRKVVALTFDDGPLKTTTSEILGILKEKGIKATFFVVGERVERFPTLVQQEIEDGHEVGTHTYSHPNLTKLRKSQLEEELNKTEKVILTVAPKPTLFRPPGGSYNDKIINLARDNGYLTILWSIDTQDWRYPPVGNIVNSVLKDIKPGSIILLHDGISPSSTPEALEFIIDSLRSLGYEFVTVSELLQYYETKP; this comes from the coding sequence ATGAAATTTTCACAAGGAATATGGGGCCTCTTCTTTTTTCTCGCTATAGGGATTGGCATGAAATTGGAAGACCATTTGATAGATCTTACACCCACTATTAAAAACGTGCCTACTTCTCGAAAGGTCGTCGCATTAACATTCGATGATGGCCCTCTTAAAACAACAACATCTGAAATTTTGGGTATTTTGAAAGAAAAAGGCATAAAAGCTACTTTCTTTGTAGTAGGTGAACGGGTTGAACGGTTTCCTACGCTTGTTCAGCAAGAAATTGAGGACGGCCATGAAGTTGGTACTCATACTTATAGCCATCCTAATTTAACTAAACTACGTAAAAGTCAACTGGAAGAGGAACTAAATAAGACCGAAAAAGTAATTTTAACAGTCGCCCCTAAACCTACTCTTTTTCGCCCACCAGGGGGATCTTATAACGATAAAATCATAAATTTGGCTCGAGACAACGGTTATCTCACAATTCTCTGGTCAATTGATACCCAAGATTGGCGTTATCCTCCAGTAGGTAACATCGTAAATTCGGTATTAAAAGACATTAAGCCAGGAAGTATTATTCTCTTACATGATGGAATATCCCCCTCATCTACACCTGAGGCCCTTGAGTTCATTATTGACAGCCTTCGATCTCTCGGTTATGAATTCGTAACAGTAAGCGAACTACTTCAATATTATGAAACAAAGCCCTAA